The proteins below come from a single Chryseobacterium sp. MA9 genomic window:
- a CDS encoding VOC family protein: protein MKLTSLRLISKDIKAAVEFYEQTMGATARWYTEDFAELSTDSITIAIGSTRTMQMFSEGLTEFAGTKSTIIEFMVKNVDEEYERIKSIASDIIQEPTTMPWGNRSLLFCDPDGNMINFFTPVSVEAVKKFN from the coding sequence ATGAAACTTACCTCATTACGACTCATCAGCAAAGACATCAAAGCAGCAGTGGAATTTTACGAACAAACCATGGGAGCAACTGCCAGATGGTATACTGAAGATTTTGCAGAGCTTTCTACAGATTCTATAACTATTGCGATCGGAAGTACCCGGACGATGCAAATGTTTTCAGAAGGTCTTACAGAGTTCGCAGGAACAAAATCAACTATTATTGAATTTATGGTTAAAAATGTAGATGAAGAATATGAAAGAATAAAAAGTATTGCTTCGGATATTATTCAGGAACCTACAACAATGCCCTGGGGAAACAGATCACTTCTGTTCTGTGATCCGGATGGAAATATGATTAACTTTTTTACTCCTGTAAGTGTAGAAGCTGTAAAGAAATTCAACTAA
- a CDS encoding DUF4249 domain-containing protein, whose translation MKNTFYIILSLFALTSCEKEIDLDLNNQSGNIVIEGNVTNQSGPYTVKITKSVSFSEPNQYPAVTGAQVVLSDDMGQTETLQYAGNGMYQTTTFVGTPGRTYTLKVQAEGKQYTAQSRMPENVHFDGLEQSSFKFGDKITYTLLPIFTDPMPLGNRYLFSFTINDLPKKYMNTFSDNVNNGMPNQQPLILPNDDNKGRDHEVIVGDKIHVEMQSIDNNIFTYYSALLQISGGNGGGTTPANPPSNINNGALGYFSAHTTDTETFVIQPVTP comes from the coding sequence ATGAAAAATACTTTTTATATCATATTATCTCTCTTTGCATTAACCTCTTGTGAAAAAGAGATTGATCTGGATCTGAATAATCAGAGCGGAAATATTGTCATCGAAGGGAATGTAACGAATCAATCAGGACCTTATACGGTAAAAATTACAAAATCAGTTAGCTTTTCAGAACCTAATCAATATCCTGCTGTCACAGGAGCTCAGGTTGTTTTAAGTGATGATATGGGGCAGACTGAAACGCTTCAGTATGCAGGAAACGGAATGTATCAAACCACCACTTTTGTAGGAACGCCTGGCAGAACTTACACGTTGAAAGTACAGGCGGAAGGAAAACAGTATACTGCTCAGAGCAGAATGCCTGAAAATGTTCATTTTGACGGGCTTGAACAGAGTTCGTTCAAGTTCGGTGATAAAATTACGTATACTCTCTTACCAATCTTTACAGATCCGATGCCACTTGGGAACCGTTATCTTTTCAGTTTTACGATCAATGATCTTCCTAAAAAATACATGAATACTTTTTCAGACAATGTAAATAACGGAATGCCTAATCAACAACCTCTGATTCTGCCAAATGACGATAACAAAGGAAGAGACCATGAAGTGATTGTGGGGGACAAAATCCATGTAGAAATGCAGTCTATTGATAACAATATATTCACTTACTATAGTGCTCTGCTTCAGATTTCCGGAGGTAATGGCGGAGGCACTACTCCAGCCAACCCACCAAGTAATATCAACAACGGAGCTTTGGGCTATTTTTCCGCCCATACAACAGATACGGAGACTTTTGTGATCCAGCCTGTAACTCCATAA